One window of the Lactococcus lactis genome contains the following:
- a CDS encoding YtxH domain-containing protein, producing MSKKTGFLVGALVGAAAALFLAPKKGSELREGAGKIYDDLKENPQETLTGMRDTALDFSAEKFNEIKEKFDSGEISADKAKEFLLSKRDLIMEKVDSGELSKDSVVDFFNDTKDAVVEKINSMKDSGEELFDENESDISEEAAEVVAKFSDAKDEVKEDIDTESLAEEAKKIADKAKELTNFPDEKE from the coding sequence ATGTCAAAAAAAACAGGATTTCTAGTTGGTGCTTTAGTTGGTGCCGCAGCTGCTCTATTTTTAGCTCCTAAAAAAGGAAGCGAACTCCGCGAAGGGGCTGGAAAAATTTATGATGATTTAAAAGAAAATCCTCAAGAAACATTGACTGGAATGAGAGATACTGCTCTTGATTTCTCAGCTGAAAAATTTAATGAGATCAAAGAAAAATTTGATTCAGGTGAAATTTCAGCTGACAAGGCCAAAGAATTTTTGCTTTCAAAACGTGATTTAATTATGGAAAAAGTTGACTCAGGTGAACTGTCTAAAGATTCAGTTGTTGATTTCTTCAATGATACTAAAGATGCTGTCGTTGAAAAAATTAATTCAATGAAAGACAGTGGAGAAGAACTCTTTGATGAAAATGAATCAGACATCTCAGAAGAAGCCGCAGAAGTTGTGGCTAAGTTCAGTGATGCCAAAGATGAAGTGAAAGAAGATATTGATACTGAGTCTCTTGCTGAAGAAGCGAAAAAAATTGCTGACAAAGCCAAAGAATTAACAAATTTTCCTGACGAAAAAGAATAA
- a CDS encoding DUF948 domain-containing protein encodes MGNIALLIIAIAFAVLVVFLVIVLHKVSKVVEEANRTVKLVSSDVDVLLHQADGIMTKANTLLDDVNGKVATIDPLFTAVADLSESVSDINASSRKLVTRLNRGSTKRKTTSASAVVLAKTAKKFFVKKDKTEAGVKVN; translated from the coding sequence GTGGGAAATATTGCATTATTGATTATCGCGATAGCATTTGCTGTATTGGTGGTCTTCTTAGTTATTGTATTACATAAAGTTTCTAAGGTTGTTGAAGAAGCCAACCGTACGGTTAAATTAGTTTCTAGCGATGTAGATGTCTTACTTCATCAAGCTGATGGCATAATGACTAAAGCCAATACCTTGCTTGATGATGTTAATGGGAAAGTCGCCACGATTGACCCTTTGTTTACAGCGGTTGCTGACTTGTCTGAAAGTGTTTCAGACATCAATGCTTCAAGTCGTAAACTTGTGACACGTCTTAATAGAGGTTCAACAAAACGAAAAACAACCTCAGCTTCAGCAGTAGTTTTGGCAAAAACAGCCAAAAAATTCTTTGTTAAAAAAGATAAAACTGAAGCGGGTGTAAAAGTAAATTAA
- the lgt gene encoding prolipoprotein diacylglyceryl transferase has protein sequence MNNLFPFLALNKIALQLGPLAIHWYAIFIVGGAALAVWLACKEAPKRNIKTDDIIDFVLFAFPLGIVGARLYYVIFQWSYYSQHPSQIIAMWDGGGAIYGSLIAGAIVLFVFSYYRMIHPLDLLDITIPGVFLAQAMGRWGNFVNQEAYGKIVSNLDWLPAFIRNQMFIDGHYRMPTFLFESIGTLSGFILVMVFRHRIKGLKRGDIFSFYLVWYGAVRFIVEGMRTDSLMLGPARVSQWLSVLLVIVGLVLFIYRRMKKNVSYIRK, from the coding sequence ATGAATAATCTATTTCCCTTTTTAGCTTTAAATAAGATTGCACTCCAATTAGGGCCGCTAGCCATTCACTGGTATGCTATTTTTATTGTGGGCGGTGCCGCATTAGCCGTTTGGCTCGCATGTAAAGAAGCCCCAAAGCGTAATATAAAAACCGATGATATTATTGATTTTGTTCTCTTTGCCTTTCCTTTAGGAATTGTTGGAGCGAGACTTTATTATGTCATTTTCCAATGGTCTTACTATAGTCAACATCCTTCACAAATCATTGCCATGTGGGATGGTGGCGGAGCCATCTATGGAAGCTTAATCGCTGGAGCAATTGTCCTCTTTGTCTTTAGCTACTATCGAATGATTCATCCGCTAGATTTGCTTGATATTACTATCCCGGGTGTTTTTCTTGCTCAGGCAATGGGACGTTGGGGGAATTTTGTCAATCAAGAAGCCTATGGAAAAATTGTTTCAAATTTAGACTGGCTACCTGCTTTCATTAGAAATCAAATGTTTATTGATGGTCATTATCGAATGCCTACCTTCCTTTTTGAAAGTATTGGTACACTAAGCGGTTTTATTCTGGTCATGGTCTTTAGGCATCGAATTAAAGGATTAAAACGTGGGGATATTTTTAGTTTCTACCTCGTCTGGTATGGAGCCGTTCGTTTTATTGTTGAGGGAATGCGAACAGATAGCCTAATGTTAGGACCTGCTCGTGTGTCACAATGGCTTTCAGTTTTATTAGTAATTGTAGGACTTGTTCTCTTTATTTATCGCAGAATGAAAAAAAATGTAAGTTATATTAGAAAATAG